Proteins from a genomic interval of Paenibacillus sp. 37:
- a CDS encoding Lrp/AsnC family transcriptional regulator, with translation MDNTDIEILKQLKKNSRIRENKLAQLVHMTPPSVSARIKQMEDKNVIKKYTIEVDPSKLGYTHQVFIETEMTHLSHKRYLEFIQSKQQFILHHYRISGQMNYMIQGGFPSNDELNNFLELLNEYANYKVLHIISELI, from the coding sequence ATGGATAATACGGATATTGAGATATTAAAACAGCTGAAAAAAAATTCCAGAATTCGTGAAAATAAGTTAGCCCAATTGGTTCATATGACACCCCCATCGGTTTCTGCAAGAATTAAACAAATGGAGGATAAAAACGTTATAAAAAAATATACAATTGAAGTTGATCCGTCTAAGCTTGGGTATACTCATCAGGTGTTTATCGAGACTGAAATGACGCATCTTAGTCATAAAAGATATTTAGAGTTTATTCAATCCAAACAACAATTTATTCTCCACCATTATAGAATTTCTGGACAAATGAATTATATGATCCAAGGTGGATTTCCTTCTAATGATGAGTTGAATAACTTTTTGGAACTGTTAAATGAATATGCAAATTACAAAGTCCTACACATTATCTCTGAGCTAATTTAA